The genomic DNA CCGCCTACGGCCCGATCATGGAGGAGGAGGCGCACGCGCTCACCGAACGCTGGCGGCACGGCGGGACGATCGACTGCACCTCCGAGTCCTTCCGGGTGGCCGTGCGGATCGCGGCCCGCTGTCTGCTGCGCGGCGACTTCATGGACGAGCGCGCCGAGCGGCTGTGCGTCGCGCTCGCCACCGTCTTCCGGGGCATGTACCGGCGGATGGTGGTACCGGCCGGACCGCTCTACCGGCTGCCCCTTCCGGCCAACCGCGAATTCAACCGGGCGCTGGCCGATTTGCATCTCCTGGTCGACGAGATCGTGGCCGAACGACGGGCATCTGGTCAAAAGCCGGACGATTTGCTGACCGCCTTGCTGGAGGCGACGGACGACAATGGCGACCCGATCGGGGAACAGGAGATCCACGACCAGGTCGTCGCGATCCTCACCCCCGGAAGCGAGACAATCGCGTCCACGATCATGTGGCTGCTCCAGGTCCTCAGCGAACACCCGGAACACGGCGACAAGGTGTGCGAAGAGGTCCAGTCCGTGACGGGCGGACGTCCGGTGGCATTCGACGACGTCCGCAAGCTGACCCACACGAACAATGTCGTCGTCGAGGCGATGCGGCTGCGTCCCGCCGTATGGATATTGACCCGGCGGGCGCTCGCGGACTCCGATCTCGGCGGCTATCGGATTCCGGCCGGGGCCGACATCATCTACAGCCCGTACGCGATCCAGCGCGATCCGCGTTCGTATGCGCACAACCTGGAGTTCGACCCCGACCGCTGGCTTCCGGAACGGTCCAAGGACGTACCGAAGTTCGCCATGAGCCCGTTCAGCAACGGCAACCGGAAGTGTCCCAGTGACCACTTCTCGATGGCCCAACTGAGCCTGGTCACGGCGGCGGTGGCGAAGAAGTACCGCTTCGAGCAGGTGTCCGGCTCGAACGACACCACCCGCGTCGGCATCACCCTCCGCCCGCACCGGCTGCTGCTCAGGCCTGTGCCGAGGTGAGGTGACGGGCGTGCGTTCAGGCGGCTTCCGGGCCCCTGAACGTGCGCCGGTAGGCGTTCGGGGTGGTGCCGAGGGCCCGGACGAACTGATGGCGCAGGGCGGGCGCGGTGCCGAAACCGGCGCGCCAGGCGATCGCGTCCATCGTCTCGTCCGTCCCCTCCAGCAACTGCTGGGCCAGCAGCACCCGTTGACGCAGGATCCAGCGGTACGGCGTGGTCCCGGTCTCCTGCTGGAAGCGGCGGGCGAAGGTCCGCGGCGACATGAGGGCACGGGCGGCGAGCTGTTCGACGGTGACCTCCTGGTCGAGGTGCTCCGCCATCCACACCAGCACCTCGCCCACCGTGTCGCACTGCGAGCGCGGCAGCGGCCGCTCGATGTACTGGGCCTGGCCGCCGTCGCGGTGCGGCGGTACGACCATCCGCCGGGCGATCGCGTTGGCGACCTCCGGCCCCTGCTCCTTGCGCACGATGTGCAGACAGGCGTCGATGCCGGCCGCGGTGCCCGCCGAGGTGATCACGGGATCCGCGTCCACGTACAGCACATCGGGCTCTACGACGACCTTCGGATACCGGCGGGCCAGCAGCTCCGCGTGGTGCCAGTGCACCGCGCACCGCCGCCCGTCCAGCAGCCCGGCGGCGGCCAGCACGAACACGCCCGAGCAGACGCTGAGCACCCGGGCACCCCGGTCCACGGCCCGGCGTAGGGCATCGAGGAGTTCCTCCGGATACTCCCGGGCGGCATAGGTGGCGCCCGCCGGTACGGCGATCAGGTCCGCGCTCTCCAGCCGCTCCAGGCCGTGCTCGACGGCGAGGGAGAAGCCCGCGTGGGTGGAGAGCGTCGGCCCCTCGGCCGAGGCGACCGCGAAGTCGTAGACCGGCAGGCCCTCGTCGCTGCGGTCGAGGCCGAACACCTCGCAGACGACGCCGAGTTCGAAGGGGTGGACTCCGTCGAGCAGGACTACGGCCACGTTTTTCAGCATGCTGCCAGTGTGCGCCGGAAGTGGCAGTAAATCGAGGGTGTACGGCAGTCCTGCCACTCACGGTAAGGAGTCAAAAGGACGAGACTCATGTCCATGAACACAGCCATGGACAACCTCATCGCCCTCCTCACCGTCGTCGGCATCCTCGTGGCCGTGACCTTCCCGTCGCTGCTCGGCATCGCTCACGACCGGCGCATCGACCGTCAGATCCGGACCGCCCACCGGATGATCACTTCGACACCACGACGGTGACCGACCATTCCTGAATGCCCTTGCACGAGATCTTGTGCGGGGCGGTCGCGCACAGCGGCCGGGACGAGGTGAGCTTCACGGTCCCGGCCGAGACCGCCTCGTACGCGTTGCTCGCGTCGCCGGGCCGGATCAGGATCCCGCTGTTGGTGGCCTTCAGGCCGCTGCCCACGGTCTTGACCGGCGCCCAGGGCCGGGTGGTCGTGCCGTCCAGCAGGATGCGGACGGTGTTGCCGGTCGTCAGGCAGAACGTGCCGTTCGTGTCGGTGGCGGCGAGTGTCTCCTTCGCCGTACAGGCCGACCGGCTCTTGCTCGGTGTGGGGGACTGTGACGGGGACGGCGACACACTGCCGCTGCCGGTGTCGGACTTCGTGCCGCCGCAGCCCGTGAGGGCCAGTGCCAGGGTGGCGACGGCGAGGGACGGACCGAGAATCGATCGACGCATGGGGGGCCTCCTTTGCCTTTTGACGTGTCTCGGCCGTATCCGGATCCCCCGTGAACTGTGAAGTATTCGTGGACATGACAGAGCCCCGGCCGCTGCGAGACGGCCGGGGCTCAGCTCATGAGGAGGTCAGCTCGTCGTGACGGCGGTGTCGTCGACGACGAAGCTGGTCTGGAGCGAGGAGTCCTCGACTCCGCTGAACTTCAGGGTGACGGTGGTGCCGGCGAAGGCCGACAGGCTGAAGGACTTCGCGACGTACCCGGTGGCCGCGTTGAGGTTGGAGTAGGTGGCCAGGGTGGTCGATCCGGCGGTGACCGTCAGCTTGTCGTAAGCCGTGCTGGTGCTGGTCTCCGCGGTGTCGACGTGCAGGTAGAAGGTGAAGGTCGTGCCCGTGCAGCCGCTCGGGACCGTCACCGCCTGGGACAGCGTGTCGGTGTGGGCCGAGCCGTAGCCGTCGAGCCAGGCCTTGTACGAACCGGTGCGGGCCGCCTCGTCGGTGTCGTTGGTGATGACCCCGCTGCTCGCGGTCCAGGTCGTGTTGCCGGACTCGAAGCCCGCGTTGCCCAGCAACTGCGTCGAGGTGCAGGAGCCGCCGCCGGAGGTGCTGACCGTCCAGGTGAAGGAGGCCGAGCCGGAGGCGCCGGTGGAGTCGGTCGCGGTCACCGTCACGGCGTAGGTGCCGGCGGTGGACGCGGTGCCGGAGATCAGCCCGGTCGAGCTGCTGACCGACAGGCCGGTCGGCAGCCCGCTCGCGCTGTAGGTGAGGGTCGCGCTCGCGCTGTCCGAGGCCGAGATCTGCAGGCTGGCCGTGGAGCCGGTCGCGGTGGACTGGCTGCCCGGGTTGGTGACGGTCACCGTGTTGCCCGTGGTGGTGCCGGCGGTGAAGGCGGCGGTGCCGTCCGGGGTGCCCCAGCCGGTCGGGCCGTCGTAGCCGGTGCCCGCGGTGCAGAAGTAACTCGTCGAGCAGGTGCCGTTGTTGCCGCTGGTGACGTCGTACAGGTTGCCGGTGTGGGAGTAGGGGTACTTCGCCGGGTAGTCACTGGAACCGGGGGTGCCGGCCAGCGCGTAGACGCCCGCGATGATCGGGGACGAGGCGCTGGTGCCGCCGTAGACAGCCCAGCCGGAGCCGCCGTAGGTGTCGTAGACGGCCACGCCGGTGGCGGGGTCGGCGACGGCGGAGACGTCGGACTCCATGCGCTTGGTGCAGCCCGTGTCGGTCTGCCAGCTCGGCTTCGCGTCGTACGCCGAGCAGCCGGAACCGGTGCCCTCGGTGCTGCTGGTCTTCCACACGGACTCGGTCCAGCCGCGGGTGCTGGAGGACGTGGAGAGCGCGGTGCCGCCGACTGCCGTCACGTACTGGGACGTTGCCGGGTACTCGGCGCCGTAGGCCTCGTCACCGGAGGAGACGGTGATCGCGACACCCGGGTGCTTGAAGTACGAGGTGTCCTCGGAGGTCTGCGAGGAGGACTCGGAGCCGCCCCAACTGTTGGACACGAACTTCGCGCCCAGGGCGACGGCCTCGTTCTCGGCGGTACCGAGGTTGGCGTCGGTGGCCGAAGTGGCCTCCACCAGAATGATGTTGCAGTTCGGGCAGACCGCGCTGACCATGTCGATGTCGAGCGCTTCCTCGCCCGCCCAGCCGGTGTCGTTGCTCGGCAGGGAGGTGGTCGAGCCGGTCTGGCTGACCTGCTTGAAGCAGCCGCTGGCCACGGTGCAGGCCGACAGGCCGAAGTTGGAGCGGTAAGTGGCCAGGTCCGAGGCCGCGTTGGGGTCGTTGTACGCGTCGACCACGGCGACCGTCATGCCGGAACCGCCGGTCGAGGGCAGCGCGTACGCGCTGTGCAGGTTGGCCGGGCTCAGCCCGGACACCGCGGCGGCGGCGTCCGCGTGCACCGCGGAGGCCAGTTGCTGCTTGATGTCGGTGCGCCGCTGGGCGAAACAGGCCGCCGAACCGGGGGCCGCGGTCGCGCACAGGTGCTCGGTCGGCACCTTCTGGCCGGCCTTGCCGGTCGAGTGGACGGCCTGGGCCGCGGGGGCGGTCAGGGCCTTGGAGTTCTGGGTGGCCTTGGAGACCTGGGCGGACTGGACGACTGACTGGGCTGTGGGCTGCGCGTCGGCGGGGGAGGCCGCCACGAGCCCGAAGACGCTGAGGGTGAGGGCGGGTACGGCGGCGGTCAGCAGTCTTCGCAGACTCCGTCGGGGCTTTTCACGCATGGGGTACTGCCTCCATCGTGGGAGTGGGGTTCCTCGGCGTGGTGGCAGGCCTGTGACGCGCGTAGCGGCGGCAGTTGACGTCGTCATGGGCATGACACTTTAAGCGTCCTGTGGGGCCACTGATGAATGACATGAACAGGACGGGCAGAACGTAGCCGGGGCGACGAGACCGCGAACAGACGCACCCCATGAACTTTGCCGCTCCATAGAAACTCCATGGACGGCCCATGGAAGCTCCATGGGCCGTCCGCGAAGTAAGAGGCAGATAAAGGGACTCGGGTGCCTTCTGGGGGACCGTCCTCCGGGGACCTAGAAGTCCTCGTCCAGGTCGACCGTGCCCTCCACGGCCACCTGGTACGCCGACGGGCGGCGCTCGAAGAAGTTGGTCAGCTCCTGCACACCCTGCAACTCCATGAAGGAGAAGGGGTTCTCGGAGCCGTAGACCGGCGCGAAGCCCAGCCGCTGGAGGCGCTGGTCCGCGACGCACTCCAGGTACTGGCGCATCGAGTCGGTGTTCATGCCCGGCAGCCCGTCGCCGCACAGATCGCGCCCGAACTGAAGCTCCGCCTCGACGGCCTCCTTCAGCATGTCCGTGACCTGCTGCTGGAGTTGGTCGTCGAAGAGCTCCGGCTCCTCCTTGCGGACGGTGTCGACCACCTCGAAGGCGAAGCTCATGTGCATGGTCTCGTCGCGGAACACCCAGTTGGTGCCGGTGGCGAGGCCGTGCAGGAGACCCCGGCTGCGGAACCAGTAGACGTACGCGAACGCGCCGTAGAAGAACAGGCCCTCGATGCACGCGGCGAAGCAGATGAGATTGAGGAGGAAGCGGCGGCGGTCGGCCTGGGTCTGGAGGCTGTCCAGCTTCTCGACCTCGTTGATCCACTTGAAGCAGAACTCGGCCTTCTCGCGGATGGAGGGGATGTTCTCCACCGCGTCGAAGGCGGCCGCCCTGTCCTCCGGGTTGGGAAGGTAGGTGTCGAGCAGCGTCAAGTAGAACTGGACGTGCACGGCCTCCTCGAAGAGCTGGCGGCTCAAGTAGAGCCGCGCCTCGGGGGAGTTGATGTGCTTGTACAGCGTCAGCACGAGGTTGTTCGCCACGATCGAGTCGCCCGTCGCGAAGAACGCGACCAGCCGGCCGATCATGTGCTGCTCACCCGGCGTCAGCTTCGCGAGGTCGGCGACGTCCGAGTGGAGGTCGACCTCCTCGACGGTCCAGGTGTTCTTGATCGCGTCCCGGTAGCGCTCGTAGAAGTCCGGGTAGCGCATGGGGCGGAGGGTCAGCTCGAAGCCCGGGTCGAGAAGGTTCTTGGCTTCGGTGGTCATTACTGGCAGGCCTCGCAGGACTCGGGGTTTTCCAGGGAGCAGGCGACCGCGTCTTCGTCGGGGGTCAACTGCTGTACGGGGATGGGGGTTTGGGTCTGCGCCTGGGCCGCGCGGGCGATGCGGGTCGCCGGGCGCGAGCGCAGGTAGTACGTCGTCTTCAGGCCCTGCTTCCAGGCGTACGCGTACATCGAGGAGAGCTTGCCGATCGTCGGCGTCTCCAGGAACAGGTTCAGGGACTGGGACTGGTCCAGGAACGGGGTGCGGGCGGCGGCCATGTCGATCAGGCCGCGCTGCGGGATCTCCCACGCGGTGCGGTACAGGGCGCGCACGTCGGCCGGGATCCAACTGAACTCCTGCACCGAGCCGTTGGCGTCGCGCAGCGCCTCCCGGGTGCGGGCGTCCCACACGCCGAGCTGCTTCAGCTCGTTCACCAGGTACGAGTTGACCTGGAGGAACTCGCCGGACAGCGTCTCGCGCTTGAACAGGTTCGAGACCTGCGGCTCGATGCACTCGTACACGCCCGCGATGGACGCGATGGTGGCCGTGGGGGCGATCGCCAGCAACAGGCTGTTGCGCATGCCGACTTGGGCGATACGTTCCCGCAGGGCCGTCCAGCGCTCCGGCCAGGTCAGCTCCACGTCGTAGTGGTCGGGGTGCAGCACACCCTTCGCCGTACGGGTCTTCTCCCAGGCCGGCAGCGGGCCGTTGCGCTCGGCGAGGTCGGCGGAGGCCTCGTACGCGGCGAGCATGATGCGCTCGGAGATACGGGTGGAAAGGGCCTGCGCCTGCGGGGAGTCGAAGGGGATGCGGAGTTTGAAGAAGACGTCCTGGAGGCCCATCGCACCCAGTCCCACCGGGCGCCAGCGGGCGTTGGAGCGGCCCGCCTGCTCGGTCGGGTAGAAGTTGATGTCCACGACACGGTCGAGGAAGGTGACGGCGGTGCGGACCGTCTCGTCCAGCCGCTCCCAGTCGATGTCGTCGCCTACGACGAACGCGCCGAGGTTCACCGAACCCAGGTTGCAGACCGCCGTCTCGCCGTCGTCCGTGACCTCCAGGATCTCCGTGCAGAGGTTCGAGGAGTGGACCGTGTGGCCCGGCTCGGCCGTCTGGTTGGCGGTGCGGTTGGCCGCGTCCTTGAAGGTCATCCAGCCGTTGCCGGTCTGCGCGAGGGTGCGCATCATGCGGCCGTAGAGGTCGCGGGCCGGGATGGTCTTCTTCGCCAGCCCCGCTGCCTCCGCCTTCCGGTAGGCCGCGTCGAACTCCGCGCCCCACAGGTCGACCAGCTCGGGCACGTCGGCGGGGGAGAACAGCGACCAGACGCCGTCCTCGTTCACCCGGCGCATGAACTCGTCCGGGATCCAGTGCGCCAGGTTCAGGTTGTGCGTACGGCGGGCGTCCTCACCCGTGTTGTCGCGCAGCTCCAGGAACTCCTCGATGTCGGAGTGCCAGGTCTCCAGGTAGACCGCGGCCGCGCCCTTGCGCCGGCCGCCCTGGTTCACCGCGGCGACCGAGGCGTCCAGCGTCTTCAGGAACGGGACGATGCCGTTGGAGTGCCCGTTCGTGCCGCGGATCAGTGAACCGCGGCTGCGAATGCGGGAGTACGACAGTCCGATGCCACCGGCGTGCTTCGAGAGGCGGGCGACCTGGTGGTAGCGGTCGTAGATGGAGTCCAGCTCGTCCAGCGGGGAGTCGAGGAGGTAGCAGGACGACATCTGGGGGTGCCGGGTGCCGGAGTTGAAGAGCGTGGGGGAGGACGGGAGGTAGTCCAGGCGGCTCATCAGGCGGTAGAGCGCGGCTACTTCGTCCAGGGCGCGGGTGCTGTCGTCCTCCGCCAGGCCGGACGCCACGCGCAGCATGAAGTGCTGGGGGGTCTCGATGACCTTGCGGGTGATCGGGTGGCGGAGGAGGTAACGGCTGTACAGAGTACGAAGCCCGAAGTAGCCGAAGCGGTCGTCGGCCTCCGTGTCGATCAGCGCGTCGAGGCGGGCCGCGTGCAGCCGGGCGAACTCGGCGGTGCGGTCCGCGATGAGGCCCTCGCGGTGGCCCACGGCGACGGACTCGGTGAACGTCGTGACGCCCTGCGAGGCGGCCTCGGCGGCGATGCTGATCGTCAGCAGCCGGGCGGCGAGCCGGGAGTAGACGGGGTCCTCGGAGATGAGGCCGGCGGCGGCCTCCGTGGCCAGTTCGCGCAGTTCCGTCAGGTCCGCGTGCGCGGACCGGCCGCGCAACGTGGCGGCGGCGACCCGGCCGGGGTCGGCGTCGGGAAGGTCGGCGGTCAGCTCGGTCAGGGTCCGCAGGATCGCGGTGCCGGGGCCGTCGGCGTCCTGAACGGCCGTTCCGGGAACGTGGGTTCCGGGTCCGGTCGCGGTCGCTGCGGTCGCCTCGTTCGCCTGGGTCGCTGATGCCGGCTCTGCTGGCGCGATGGTCACGGTGGGGCTCTCCCTCGCTCGGCACGGGGCCTCGCCGAGGGCAGGCGGCAGTACACGAGCGCACGGGGCGTCGCGTCCACCGGCCCACTCCACGAGGCCCGGACGTCATGCGCCCTGACCGGGTGGTCGGGCGCGCGCCGTCGGCAGGTCCTCGGACTGACCACGCGTGCATATGCACGCAAGTACACCGTTGCGGGACAGTTCCGGATTCGCACCGGATTCCCCTGCGGCGACAGCGAGCACGAGCATACATCTTGTGCTCACCCGTCGCGCCACCCCCAGATGTTGTGTCGCGGTGGTTTCAGAGTGTCAGCTCGTAGGTGAGCAGAGTGAGATCGTCCAGGTGTGGCACGGGATTCCAGTCGCGGTCCGGGGTGCGGGTGAAACCGAGGCGTTCGTAGATGCGGTGGGCCGCGTGCATGGAGGACTGGGTCGACAGGACTACGGCCTTGCAGCCCTCTGTGGCTCGGGCGCGGTCGAGGCAGGCGCGGACGAGGGCCTCGCCGGCGCCTCGGCCGCGGGCGGCGCGGGCGATCACGAGCGTGCGGATCTCGGCCTCTCCGGGGCGCGCTATGTCTGCGACGGGGCCGGGGCCGGGGACGAAGGTGACGCCGCCGAGGAGGTGGTCGCCGTCCACCGCGACGAGGACCTCGGCGGCCGCGGCCCTGCTTGCCACGTCCTTCAGTACGGGGAGGTAGGGGTCGTTCTCGCCGTAGTCGAGGAGGCCGTCGTCGAGGTAGGCGTGGGCGGTGAGGGTGCCGAGGGGTTCGTATTCGGTGGGGTCTGCTCGGCGGATGAGGAAGTCCATGCGGGTGAGTGTGTACGACAGCGGGCCGCCGAGTAACTTGCTTTTCGGTGGCCCGCTGCGGGTTCGTTGTGGCTGGGCGCGCCCACGCGGCGGAGCCGCACGTCGACACAGCCCCGCGCCCCTGGGTCGGATCAGTGGGCGGCGTCAGCAGTCGCCGGAGGCAGCTCCACCTCTACGCCCGGGTCGCCTGCGTCTGCCGTGTAGTCGCCGGGGTTGGTCTCGTCGATGCCCTCGGGGGCCTTGAGTGCCTTCAAGGCGAAGGTCAGGACCACCGTCACCGCGACGTTCAGGACGAACGCCGTGAGGCCGATGTAGCCGATCTCGCCGATCCCCGGGATCTCCTTCGCGGAGCCGCCGAAGTGGGACTGGGTGGGGGAGGCCACGCCGTAGGCCGCGAGGGTGCCGTAGAGCATGCCGACCGCCCAGCCGGCGAGGAGGGCCCAGCGGTGGAACCAGCGGGTGAAGAGGCCGCCGACCAGGGACGGGAAGGTCTGGAGGATCCAGATGCCGCCCAGGAGCTGGAAGTTGATGGCGACTGTCTTGTCCATCGTCAGGACGAAGGCCAGGGCGCCGACCTTCACCAGGAGGGAGACGATCTTGGAGACCTTGGTCTCCTGGGCCGGGGTCGCGTCGGGCTTGATGAAGTCCTTGTAGATGTTGCGGGTGAAGAGGTTCGCCGCCGCGATGGACATGATGGCGGCGGGGACGAGCGCTCCGATGCCGATCGCCGCGAAGGCCACGCCCGCGAACCAGTCCGGGAACATGTTCTCGAAGAGCTGCGGGATGGCCAGTTGGCCGTTGGTGACCTTGACGCCCGCCGCGATCGCCATGAAGCCGAGCAGCGCGAGCAGGCCCAGCATCAGTGAGTACAGGGGCAGGATCGTGGTGTTGCGGCGGATCACGTTGCGGCTCTTGGAGGAGAGCGTCGCGGTGATCGAGTGGGGGTACATGAACAGGGCCAGTGCCGAGCCCAACGCCAGTGTGGCGTACGTCCATTGGCCGGCGGGGGCGGGTACGAGGCCGCCCGCCCCGGCCGCCTTGAACTTGGCTCCCGCCGCGCTGAAGATGTCGTCGAAGCCGCCGAGCTTGATCGGGATGTAGATGATCGCCACCGTGATCACGATGTAGATCAGCCCGTCCTTCACGAACGCGATCAGCGCGGGGGCGCGGAGGCCGGACGAGTAGGTGTACGCGGCCAGCACGGCGAACGCGATCAGCAGCGGCAGGTCCTTCACGAACCAGTTGGAGTTCGCGCTGCCGCCCACCCCCATGACGTCCAACACGGCCTGGATGCCGACCAGTTGAAGCGCGATGTACGGCATGGTCGCCAGGATGCCGGTGACCGCCACCGCCAGCGACAGGCTCTTCGAGCCGAAGCGGCCGCGCACGAAGTCGGACGTCGTCACGTATCCGTGCTTGTGCGACACCGACCAGAGGCGGGGCAGGAACATGAAGATCAGGGGGTACACCAGGATCGTGTACGGCACCGCGAAGAAGCCGGCCGCGCCCGCCGCGTAGACCGCCGCCGGGACCGCCACGAACGTATACGCCGTGTAGAGGTCGCCGCCGAGCAGGAACCAG from Streptomyces sp. NBC_01478 includes the following:
- a CDS encoding GNAT family N-acetyltransferase, coding for MDFLIRRADPTEYEPLGTLTAHAYLDDGLLDYGENDPYLPVLKDVASRAAAAEVLVAVDGDHLLGGVTFVPGPGPVADIARPGEAEIRTLVIARAARGRGAGEALVRACLDRARATEGCKAVVLSTQSSMHAAHRIYERLGFTRTPDRDWNPVPHLDDLTLLTYELTL
- a CDS encoding ribonucleoside-diphosphate reductase subunit alpha; this translates as MTIAPAEPASATQANEATAATATGPGTHVPGTAVQDADGPGTAILRTLTELTADLPDADPGRVAAATLRGRSAHADLTELRELATEAAAGLISEDPVYSRLAARLLTISIAAEAASQGVTTFTESVAVGHREGLIADRTAEFARLHAARLDALIDTEADDRFGYFGLRTLYSRYLLRHPITRKVIETPQHFMLRVASGLAEDDSTRALDEVAALYRLMSRLDYLPSSPTLFNSGTRHPQMSSCYLLDSPLDELDSIYDRYHQVARLSKHAGGIGLSYSRIRSRGSLIRGTNGHSNGIVPFLKTLDASVAAVNQGGRRKGAAAVYLETWHSDIEEFLELRDNTGEDARRTHNLNLAHWIPDEFMRRVNEDGVWSLFSPADVPELVDLWGAEFDAAYRKAEAAGLAKKTIPARDLYGRMMRTLAQTGNGWMTFKDAANRTANQTAEPGHTVHSSNLCTEILEVTDDGETAVCNLGSVNLGAFVVGDDIDWERLDETVRTAVTFLDRVVDINFYPTEQAGRSNARWRPVGLGAMGLQDVFFKLRIPFDSPQAQALSTRISERIMLAAYEASADLAERNGPLPAWEKTRTAKGVLHPDHYDVELTWPERWTALRERIAQVGMRNSLLLAIAPTATIASIAGVYECIEPQVSNLFKRETLSGEFLQVNSYLVNELKQLGVWDARTREALRDANGSVQEFSWIPADVRALYRTAWEIPQRGLIDMAAARTPFLDQSQSLNLFLETPTIGKLSSMYAYAWKQGLKTTYYLRSRPATRIARAAQAQTQTPIPVQQLTPDEDAVACSLENPESCEACQ
- the mctP gene encoding monocarboxylate uptake permease MctP, translating into MNDGVNGVALAVFIFFFLAVTVLGFLAARWRRADNEHSLDEWGLGGRSFGTWVTWFLLGGDLYTAYTFVAVPAAVYAAGAAGFFAVPYTILVYPLIFMFLPRLWSVSHKHGYVTTSDFVRGRFGSKSLSLAVAVTGILATMPYIALQLVGIQAVLDVMGVGGSANSNWFVKDLPLLIAFAVLAAYTYSSGLRAPALIAFVKDGLIYIVITVAIIYIPIKLGGFDDIFSAAGAKFKAAGAGGLVPAPAGQWTYATLALGSALALFMYPHSITATLSSKSRNVIRRNTTILPLYSLMLGLLALLGFMAIAAGVKVTNGQLAIPQLFENMFPDWFAGVAFAAIGIGALVPAAIMSIAAANLFTRNIYKDFIKPDATPAQETKVSKIVSLLVKVGALAFVLTMDKTVAINFQLLGGIWILQTFPSLVGGLFTRWFHRWALLAGWAVGMLYGTLAAYGVASPTQSHFGGSAKEIPGIGEIGYIGLTAFVLNVAVTVVLTFALKALKAPEGIDETNPGDYTADAGDPGVEVELPPATADAAH
- a CDS encoding ribonucleotide-diphosphate reductase subunit beta, producing MTTEAKNLLDPGFELTLRPMRYPDFYERYRDAIKNTWTVEEVDLHSDVADLAKLTPGEQHMIGRLVAFFATGDSIVANNLVLTLYKHINSPEARLYLSRQLFEEAVHVQFYLTLLDTYLPNPEDRAAAFDAVENIPSIREKAEFCFKWINEVEKLDSLQTQADRRRFLLNLICFAACIEGLFFYGAFAYVYWFRSRGLLHGLATGTNWVFRDETMHMSFAFEVVDTVRKEEPELFDDQLQQQVTDMLKEAVEAELQFGRDLCGDGLPGMNTDSMRQYLECVADQRLQRLGFAPVYGSENPFSFMELQGVQELTNFFERRPSAYQVAVEGTVDLDEDF
- a CDS encoding GlxA family transcriptional regulator translates to MLKNVAVVLLDGVHPFELGVVCEVFGLDRSDEGLPVYDFAVASAEGPTLSTHAGFSLAVEHGLERLESADLIAVPAGATYAAREYPEELLDALRRAVDRGARVLSVCSGVFVLAAAGLLDGRRCAVHWHHAELLARRYPKVVVEPDVLYVDADPVITSAGTAAGIDACLHIVRKEQGPEVANAIARRMVVPPHRDGGQAQYIERPLPRSQCDTVGEVLVWMAEHLDQEVTVEQLAARALMSPRTFARRFQQETGTTPYRWILRQRVLLAQQLLEGTDETMDAIAWRAGFGTAPALRHQFVRALGTTPNAYRRTFRGPEAA
- a CDS encoding bifunctional albaflavenone monooxygenase/terpene synthase — its product is MTVESVKPAPPEAPELLEPPLAGGGVPLLGHGWKLVRDPLAFMAQLRDHGEVVRLKLGPKTVYAVTAPALTGAMALDPDYIIAGPLWESLEGLLGKEGVATANGPTHRRQRRIIQPAFKLDAIPAYGPIMEEEAHALTERWRHGGTIDCTSESFRVAVRIAARCLLRGDFMDERAERLCVALATVFRGMYRRMVVPAGPLYRLPLPANREFNRALADLHLLVDEIVAERRASGQKPDDLLTALLEATDDNGDPIGEQEIHDQVVAILTPGSETIASTIMWLLQVLSEHPEHGDKVCEEVQSVTGGRPVAFDDVRKLTHTNNVVVEAMRLRPAVWILTRRALADSDLGGYRIPAGADIIYSPYAIQRDPRSYAHNLEFDPDRWLPERSKDVPKFAMSPFSNGNRKCPSDHFSMAQLSLVTAAVAKKYRFEQVSGSNDTTRVGITLRPHRLLLRPVPR
- a CDS encoding putative Ig domain-containing protein, coding for MREKPRRSLRRLLTAAVPALTLSVFGLVAASPADAQPTAQSVVQSAQVSKATQNSKALTAPAAQAVHSTGKAGQKVPTEHLCATAAPGSAACFAQRRTDIKQQLASAVHADAAAAVSGLSPANLHSAYALPSTGGSGMTVAVVDAYNDPNAASDLATYRSNFGLSACTVASGCFKQVSQTGSTTSLPSNDTGWAGEEALDIDMVSAVCPNCNIILVEATSATDANLGTAENEAVALGAKFVSNSWGGSESSSQTSEDTSYFKHPGVAITVSSGDEAYGAEYPATSQYVTAVGGTALSTSSSTRGWTESVWKTSSTEGTGSGCSAYDAKPSWQTDTGCTKRMESDVSAVADPATGVAVYDTYGGSGWAVYGGTSASSPIIAGVYALAGTPGSSDYPAKYPYSHTGNLYDVTSGNNGTCSTSYFCTAGTGYDGPTGWGTPDGTAAFTAGTTTGNTVTVTNPGSQSTATGSTASLQISASDSASATLTYSASGLPTGLSVSSSTGLISGTASTAGTYAVTVTATDSTGASGSASFTWTVSTSGGGSCTSTQLLGNAGFESGNTTWTASSGVITNDTDEAARTGSYKAWLDGYGSAHTDTLSQAVTVPSGCTGTTFTFYLHVDTAETSTSTAYDKLTVTAGSTTLATYSNLNAATGYVAKSFSLSAFAGTTVTLKFSGVEDSSLQTSFVVDDTAVTTS